From Paenibacillus physcomitrellae, the proteins below share one genomic window:
- the tnpA gene encoding IS200/IS605 family transposase has protein sequence MENKNFSLAHTKWMCKYHIVFTPKYRRKEIYNQVRRDLIEIMKRLCKYKGVEILEGHMMPDHVHMLVAIPPKISVSSFMGYLKGKSALMIFEKHANLKYKYGNRKFWAEGYYVSTVGLNEATVAKYIREQEAHDQAVDKLSVKEYEDPFSSNKGKKK, from the coding sequence ATGGAAAATAAAAATTTTAGTTTAGCGCACACAAAGTGGATGTGTAAGTATCACATTGTGTTCACCCCGAAGTATAGACGTAAAGAGATCTACAATCAAGTGAGACGAGATCTAATTGAAATCATGAAGCGTCTATGTAAATACAAGGGAGTAGAGATATTAGAAGGGCATATGATGCCGGATCATGTCCACATGCTGGTGGCGATCCCACCGAAAATATCGGTGTCTTCCTTTATGGGCTATCTAAAAGGGAAAAGCGCACTCATGATATTCGAGAAGCATGCCAACTTGAAGTATAAGTATGGGAATCGGAAATTCTGGGCGGAAGGCTACTACGTAAGTACAGTGGGGCTAAATGAAGCCACCGTCGCCAAGTACATTCGAGAGCAAGAGGCACATGACCAAGCCGTAGATAAGCTGAGTGTAAAAGAGTATGAAGATCCATTCAGCAGCAACAAGGGCAAGAAAAAGTAA